A genomic window from Gossypium hirsutum isolate 1008001.06 chromosome D12, Gossypium_hirsutum_v2.1, whole genome shotgun sequence includes:
- the LOC107945275 gene encoding LRR receptor-like serine/threonine-protein kinase GSO1: MDYMKKDFSLILTILFLTCSLASVFCQNRDLSLLLDIKRSFVQDPQNVLHDWSSQANPSFCAWTGVTCGFISPANSFHVVSLNLSGFSLGGSMSPSLGRLQNLLHLDLSSNRLTGPIPTTLSNLSSLESLLLYSNQLSGPIPPQLGSLTSLRVMRIGDNELTGPIPSSFGNLVNLVTLGLASCRLTGPIPRELGQLTRLEDLVLQDNQLEGPIPPQLGNCSSLTVFTAAFNNLNGSIPAELGRLKNLQLLNLINNSLSGDLPSQLGELSQLDYLSLTGNHLEGAIPKSLANLSNLENLDLSLNKLTGGIPEELGKLSKLVYLVLSNNNLSGPIPRNICSNTSNLEHLILSEVQLLGEIPVELRLCRALKQLDLSNNTLNGSIPVELYELRELTDLYLHNNSLVGSISPSIANLSNLQTLALFHNNLEGNLPGEIGMLSKLEILYLYENRLSGDIPWEIGNCSSLKMMDFFGNRFTGEIPLTIGRLKELQLLHLRQNALVGEIPATLGNCHHLTILDLADNHLSGGIPSSFGFLQALEQLMLYNNSLEGNLPASLIGLANLTRVNLSKNKMNGSIAALCSSSSLLSFDVTNNAFDGEIPEELGNSPALERLRLGKNRFTGTIPGSLGLIRELSLLDLSGNLLTGPIPGELKLCRKLSHIDLNDNSLFGVVPSWLGVLPQLGELRLSSNQFFGALPRQLFNCSKLLVLQLDGNSLNGTLLGEIGDLLSLNILNLNRNQLSGPIPTTIGKLSNLYELQLSHNGFSGDIPTELGQLKNLQSILDLSYNNLTGQIPPSIGTLSKLEALDLSHNLLLGEVPPEIGDMSSLGKLNLSHNNLQGKLSKQLSHWPAEAFEGNLNLCGSPLDGCDNLASSQQQAALSETSVVVISAIATLAAIALLVLVVIVFLKQRRENFKRGSVVNFTYSSSSSQARRRLLFHNGAAKQDYKWEDIMRATKNLSDEFVIGSGGSGTIYRGELRTGETVAIKKILWKEDLLSNRSFTREIKTLGRIRHRHLVKLMGYCGNRVAGFNLLIYEYMENGSVWDWLHKQPVNIKKKSLDWEARIKIAVGLAQGVEYLHHDCVPKIVHRDIKSSNVLLDSNMEAHLGDFGLAKSVAESYDSASNTESNSWFAGSYGYIAPEYAYTLKTTEKTDVYSMGIVLMELVSGKMPTDILFGVDMDMVRWVETRIQMQGSDRGELIDPALKPLLPCEESAAYQVLDIALQCTRTAAQDRPSARQATDLLVHVLNNRKLDQNKDQTSHLATSI, translated from the exons ATGGACTACATGAAAAAGGATTTCTCCCTCATCCTAACTATACTCTTTTTAACATGTTCACTCGCTTCTGTTTTCTGTCAAAACCGAGATTTATCACTTCTTCTGGACATCAAGAGGTCGTTTGTTCAAGACCCTCAAAATGTTCTGCATGACTGGTCATCCCAAGCCAACCCCAGTTTCTGTGCTTGGACCGGAGTCACTTGTGGCTTCATCTCCCCCGCCAACTCCTTCCATGTTGTCAGTCTAAACCTTTCTGGATTCTCGCTGGGTGGCTCCATGTCACCCTCGCTCGGCCGTTTACAAAACCTACTCCACCTTGATCTTTCCTCTAACCGCCTTACGGGTCCCATCCCAACCACCCTCTCTAACCTTTCTTCCTTGGAATCTTTGCTTCTATACTCAAACCAACTCTCTGGACCCATCCCACCTCAGCTGGGTTCACTCACCAGCCTCCGAGTCATGCGAATTGGTGACAATGAACTCACTGGTCCCATTCCTTCCTCGTTTGGAAACCTTGTCAACCTGGTCACCCTCGGCCTAGCCTCATGCCGTCTCACAGGCCCGATTCCCCGTGAGCTGGGTCAGCTCACCAGACTTGAGGACTTGGTTCTGCAGGATAACCAACTTGAGGGCCCTATCCCACCTCAGCTTGGCAACTGTTCAAGCCTCACCGTATTCACCGCAGCTTTCAACAACCTTAACGGATCCATCCCCGCGGAATTGGGTCGTCTCAAGAACCTTCAACTTCTAAATTTGATTAACAACAGTCTTTCGGGTGATTTGCCCAGCCAACTGGGTGAACTGAGCCAACTCGATTATCTCAGTTTAACGGGGAACCATCTTGAAGGCGCAATCCCAAAGTCATTGGCCAACTTGAGCAATCTTGAGAATCTTGATTTGTCGCTAAACAAGCTCACAGGAGGCATTCCCGAAGAACTAGGCAAGTTGAGTAAGCTGGTGTACTTGGTCCTGTCAAACAACAATCTTTCAGGTCCAATACCAAGAAATATATGTTCCAACACTAGCAATTTGGAGCATCTGATCCTTTCAGAGGTTCAACTTTTGGGTGAAATCCCAGTGGAATTGAGACTCTGTAGAGCTTTGAAGCAGCTTGATTTGTCCAACAACACTCTGAATGGATCAATACCAGTTGAGCTTTATGAGCTGCGTGAATTGACCGATCTCTATCTCCACAACAACAGCTTGGTCGGTTCGATTTCTCCATCCATAGCGAACCTCAGCAACTTGCAGACACTTGCTCTGTTTCACAACAATTTAGAGGGCAATCTGCCTGGAGAAATAGGAATGCTGAGTAAACTTGAAATCTTGTATCTGTATGAAAATCGGCTATCAGGAGACATCCCTTGGGAGATTGGTAATTGTTCAAGCCTGAAAATGATGGACTTCTTTGGCAATCGTTTCACAGGGGAGATCCCCCTTACTATTGGCAGGCTGAAGGAGCTGCAGCTGCTTCATCTGAGGCAAAATGCGCTTGTGGGTGAAATTCCAGCCACGCTGGGTAACTGCCATCACCTAACCATCCTCGACTTAGCGGACAATCACCTATCTGGCGGCATTCCCTCGAGTTTCGGATTCCTTCAAGCCCTGGAGCAGCTCATGCTTTACAACAATTCACTTGAAGGTAATCTCCCCGCTTCATTGATCGGTTTAGCCAACCTAACAAGAGTCAATCTCTCCAAAAACAAAATGAACGGCAGCATTGCTGCATTGTGTAGTTCGAGTTCTTTGCTTTCCTTCGATGTAACAAACAATGCATTCGATGGTGAAATTCCTGAGGAGCTTGGTAATTCACCTGCTCTTGAGAGACTAAGATTAGGCAAAAACAGATTCACTGGAACAATCCCTGGATCATTGGGCTTGATTCGTGAATTGTCACTATTAGACCTCTCAGGTAATTTGCTCACTGGACCTATTCCAGGTGAGCTCAAGTTGTGCAGAAAATTGAGTCATATCGATTTAAATGACAACTCGCTTTTCGGAGTGGTACCGTCATGGCTCGGCGTTTTGCCTCAACTCGGAGAGCTTAGGCTCTCCTCCAATCAGTTTTTTGGGGCTCTTCCTCGACAACTTTTTAATTGTTCCAAGCTGTTGGTACTGCAACTTGATGGCAACTCACTTAATGGAACTCTCCTTGGTGAAATAGGTGATCTGTTGTCTCTTAATATACTCAACCTCAACAGAAACCAACTTTCTGGACCCATTCCTACAACCATAGGCAAGCTAAGCAACCTATATGAGCTACAGCTCTCACACAACGGCTTCAGTGGTGATATACCAACTGAGCTTGGACAACTCAAGAATCTCCAAAGCATTCTAGACCTCAGTTACAACAACCTCACCGGACAAATCCCACCTTCTATCGGAACACTATCCAAGCTCGAAGCCCTTGATCTTTCTCACAATTTACTCCTGGGAGAAGTCCCTCCTGAAATTGGTGACATGAGCAGCTTGGGGAAGCTTAATCTCTCCCACAACAATCTCCAAGGCAAATTAAGCAAACAATTGTCACACTGGCCAGCTGAAGCATTTGAAGGGAACTTAAATCTTTGTGGCAGCCCTCTTGATGGTTGCGACAACCTTGCATCCAGCCAACAGCAAGCAGCCCTGAGCGAAACATCCGTGGTGGTGATATCAGCAATTGCAACACTAGCGGCAATTGCTTTGCTGGTGCTGGTTGTAATCGTCTTCTTGAAACAAAGGAGAGAAAATTTCAAGAGAGGCAGTGTGGTGAACTTCACCTACTCTTCCAGTTCTTCCCAAGCTAGGAGAAGGCTACTCTTCCATAATGGGGCTGCTAAGCAAGACTACAAATGGGAAGACATCATGCGAGCCACAAAAAACCTAAGTGATGAGTTTGTCATTGGCTCTGGGGGGTCTGGAACGATCTACAGAGGTGAATTACGGACTGGAGAAACGGTGGCCATCAAAAAGATTCTATGGAAGGAGGATCTTCTATCGAATAGAAGTTTCACAAGGGAGATCAAGACACTTGGGAGGATAAGGCACAGGCATTTAGTGAAGTTGATGGGGTATTGTGGCAACAGAGTGGCCGGCTTCAATCTCCTGATATACGAGTACATGGAGAATGGAAGTGTGTGGGATTGGCTGCATAAGCAGCCGGTAAATATCAAGAAGAAGAGCCTTGATTGGGAGGCTAGGATAAAGATTGCGGTGGGATTAGCGCAAGGGGTGGAGTACCTCCATCATGACTGCGTGCCCAAGATTGTTCACAGGGACATCAAATCAAGCAATGTGTTGCTAGATTCTAACATGGAAGCGCATTTGGGAGATTTCGGGCTAGCAAAATCAGTTGCTGAGAGTTATGACTCAGCCTCCAACACAGAATCAAATTCATGGTTTGCGGGGTCTTACGGCTATATTGCGCCAG AGTATGCTTATACGCTCAAGACAACTGAGAAGACTGACGTTTACAGTATGGGCATTGTGCTGATGGAGCTTGTCAGCGGGAAAATGCCAACTGATATCCTTTTTGGTGTAGACATGGACATGGTAAGATGGGTGGAGACGCGTATCCAAATGCAAGGTTCTGATCGTGGGGAACTCATAGATCCTGCGTTGAAACCGCTCTTACCTTGCGAGGAATCTGCCGCATATCAGGTGCTTGACATAGCCCTGCAGTGCACCAGAACGGCCGCACAAGACAGGCCATCTGCCCGTCAAGCCACGGATCTCCTCGTTCATGTATTGAACAACAGGAAGTTGGACCAAAATAAGGACCAAACCTCACATCTGGCAACTtccatataa
- the LOC107945272 gene encoding uncharacterized protein — protein sequence MAVSATVIGALLGLGTQMYSNALRKLPYMRHPWEHLLGMGLGAVFVNQLVNWDAQLQRDLDNMLEKAKAANERRYFDGDDD from the exons ATGGCAGTGAGTGCAACGGTGATCGGAGCACTGCTGGGACTGGGCACCCAAATGTACTCCAACGCTCTCCGCAAGCTCCCTTATATGCGAC ATCCGTGGGAGCACCTGTTGGGGATGGGTCTGGGAGCCGTGTTCGTTAACCAGCTTGTGAATTGGGACGCTCAGCTCCAACGGGACCTTGACAATATGCTCGAAAAGGCCAAGGCTGCCAACGAGCGCCGCTACTTTG ATGGAGATGATGATTAA
- the LOC107945274 gene encoding uncharacterized protein, translating to MAVSATVIGALLGLGTQMYSNALRKLPYMRHPWEHLLGMGLGAVFVNQLVNWDAQLQRDLDNMLEKAKAANERRYFDGDDD from the exons ATGGCAGTGAGCGCAACGGTGATCGGAGCACTTCTGGGACTGGGCACCCAGATGTACTCCAACGCTCTCCGCAAGCTCCCTTATATGCGAC ATCCGTGGGAGCACCTGTTGGGGATGGGTCTGGGAGCCGTGTTCGTTAACCAGCTTGTGAATTGGGACGCTCAGCTCCAACGGGACCTTGACAATATGCTCGAAAAGGCCAAGGCTGCCAACGAGCGCCGCTACTTTG ATGGAGATGATGATTAA